The following is a genomic window from Chryseobacterium ginsenosidimutans.
AGATCTGGAAGTCAGGTATAACAATGACGAAAAACCCTTCTTTCAAAAAGATGATTCTTCCATCCTGTTGTCTACAAATGATCTGCGAACGGAGATCCGCTTTCCTGCCGGAAGCAAAATTCAATATGTAGTGGTAGGAATTACTGCTGACAAACTGAAAACAACGCTCTCTATCGACCAACCCAACAATACAATAAAAACCATTACGGCGGAAGATGCCTCATTTCTTTTTTTTGAAAATCTGGATACTGAAATGCAATTGTTGCTTAAAAATATTGTATCGGTAGATCTGAATAATTCAATGAACAGTTTCTATGTAAAAATTAAAGTACAGGAATTGCTGTATCTGCTTTTCAGTAAACTGTCACTCAGAGCAGATACATCCATTAAGAACATCAACAGCACAGATGCAGAAAAACTCTTGATCATTCGCAACGAAGTTCTGAGTGACCTGAGCAAACCACCTGTTTTAAATGAACTGGCCCATATCGCTTCGATGAGTGAAACAAAACTCAAACAGCTTTTCAAGCAAACCTTCGGAAATACCATCTACAACTATTATCAAAAGGCAAGAATGGAAGAAGCTGCCTTTTTATTGAAGCAGGCCAAGCATTCCGTTTCTGAAGTGGGGTATGAGTTGGGTTTTACAAATCTCAGCCACTTCAGCAGATTATTTGAAAGGCAATACGGTGTCACACCCAAGAAATTTTCATACACCACTTAAACTTTATAATAATAAATTTTGTCGGATAGGACTATTCTTGTGTCTTTTTCGGTTATTTTACCCATTCATTTACTTATACATTTGTTCTTACAAAAGAGGATGGTCAGTGAAAAAATGATTCATGCCTTAGTTGATGACTAGCGAGGCTGGGAGAATGTCGCAGGATAATGAGGCAGAATTTTAATGCCTTTAAATATAGATCCCTTGCTAATCCTAATTTGAACAAGTTACCAATTATCCAATATAAAGATAAAATTATGAAAGCAATTCAGTACAAAGAGTATGGGAAATCAGATGTTATAAAATACGTTGAAGTTCCGACACCACTTATAAAAAGTGAAAATGAAATTTTAATTCAGATTAAAGCAGCAGGGGTAAACCCGATTGATATGAAGATCCGGATGGGATTGATGAAGACAATTCGTCCTGTTGAAATGCCCTATATTCCTGGAGGAGAGGCTTCGGGAGTCATTGTTGCCGTTGGCGAAGCCGTGTCAGAATTTAAAGTCGGTGATGAGGTTATTGCGCTGACAAAAAAACATACTTACGCACAATATGTGACCGCAACGGAAGATTTTGTTGTGCTAAAGCCGGAAACTTTGTCCTTTGAAGAAGCCGCTGCAGTTGGCGTTACGATCGGAACTGCACAATCGGTTCTATTTACCGAAGGTCAATTAAAAAAAGGACAAAAAGTGCTAATTCAGGGCGGTGGTGGTGCTGTCGGTGGAGTTATGGTTCAGATGGCAAAATCTGCCGGAGCATATGTTATTGCAACAGCATCGGGAAAAGGTGTGGACTTGGCAAAAGATCTGGGAGCTGATGAAGTGATTGATTATAAATCACAGAATGTATCTGAAATAATTAAAGATGTTGATTTGGTTGCAGATACAGCAGGAGGAGAGTCACAATCTGAGCTTTTCAAGGTGTTAAAACAAGGTGGTGCCTTATTAAGTATTGTAGCGCCACCATCACAGGAGCTGGCTGCGCAATATGGAGTCAGAGCCGGTTTTGTAGTTTCGGATATTTCAGCAAAAACACTTCAAAATGGTATTGACCTTATCAACGATGGACAATTCAGAACCGTCGTTTCCAAGACATTCAGGCTTGAAGATGCGGCAACAGCTCAGGATTTTTTATCTGCCGGTGGCGTGAATGGTAAAGTTGTTCTTATCGTAGAATAAAATTGAATATCGATGATGACTAAAAAAATATTGTTGCCATTTTGCAAAAATGATTGGCATCAGATTGTTTAAGCTGACCTCAATACAGTATTTTTTTACATCAAGTCATAATTAAGTAATTATTAAAAGTATAAAACAAAAGTATGAAATTATTAAAACCAGTAATATTAGGAAAACAAACGCTGCAAAATACAATGGTGATGGCGCCCATGACCCGCAGCCGTGCCGATATTGATGGTGTTGTATCGGATTTGACAACACTATACTATACGCAAAGAGCAAGCGCAGGACTGCTGATCACCGAAGCTGTCAATATTTCAGAACAGGCATTGGGCAGCCCGCTGACTCCTGGTTTGTATACCGCTGAACAAATTGATGCATGGAAGAAAGTGACTCAATCTGTACATGAAAAAGGAGGTGTGATTTATGCTCAATTATGGCATACAGGGCGTGTCGGACATTCTGTGGACAGAAACGGGAAACTTCCTGTTGCCCCTTCAGCAGTTGGTATCAAAGGGCAACAGCATTTCACTTCCCAAGGAATGAAAGATTACGAAGTCCCTCATGAATTGACGACCGAAGAGATCAAACAAATCGTGAAAGATTATGGTAAGGCAGCGAAAAATGCTATCGAAGCAGGCTTTGACGGTGTAGAGCTCCATGCAGCATTTGGGTATTTGCCAAACCAATTTTTATCAGAAAGTGCTAATCTGAGAACTGATGAATATGGAGGAAATGTAGAAAACAGAAATCGATTTGTTTTGGAAGTTATGCATGAATTGGTGAATGCAGTTGGTAACGATAAAGCAGGCATCAAGCTATCGCCAACAATCTATTACAATAATATTGAGAATAGTGATCCTGAAGCACAGTTCAAGCCATTAATCCAGGCGCTGAATGAATTGCCATTGGCATATATTCATTTGATGAACGCTATGTTTCCACTGGATAATCACCCTAACTATCCTAAGAATGTTATTGAGACATTTGGAAGTATCAGCAAACATTCTGTGATTGCCAATGCGGGTTATAATAAGGAAAGCGGGGAAGCGGAACTTGAAAAAGGGATTGCCAAAATGATTTCTTACGGATTATTGTTCATTGCCAATCCTGATCTGCCGAAAAGGTTTGAATTGGATGCAGAATTAAGTCAGCCCGATCAGGCGACGATGTATGGTGGGGGAGAGCACGGATATACTGATTACCCTTTCTTGGATTAATCTACCTTTCAAAAAATTAATATTTCTACTAAAACTTTAGGAGATAAGAAAATTATTGTTAGAATTTGAACCCTCGTCCTCCTTGGTCGTGGGTTTATTCAATTAGAGGATAATAAGGAAATATGATGACAGGTAAAAAAGTGATTTTGGGCTATTGATAACCAAAATCTTCACATTTTTAAATTAGACTTATATAATACTGTTCATTTTCAATCTGTATATCAACGCAACGATCGATTCGATTGCTTTACAATTGAGAAATACAACTCATACTTATTTTAAAAATCTTATGCTCTGCTATAGTGGGCCAATTTGATATTTTGACTATTTGGGAATATAAATATTCAAAATGATCACTTCTGACTTTATACCTTTTCTATTAAATTACTGTTTTGTTTTCATTCCCGAAATAATACGTTGCCTATGAATCAGCCCCCAGTCTGCTATTATATTGGTAAGCTTTTTAAGCGATTTTCCATAGTCGGTTATTTCGTATTCTACAGCAACAGGTGAAGTGTTTAATACATGCCGTTCAATCAATTCATTCATTTCCAGATCTTTTAACTCGCGACTGAGCATCTTACCGGAAATGCCTTTAACCTCTTTCAACAGTTCAGAATAACGCATTGGTTTATAACACAAACACGCAATAATGGACATTTTCCATTTTCCATTTAAAATTTCCATTGTATCGCTAATAGCCAATATTTTTTGGCTGCAGTCTTTTATCAGATCGAATTCTTGTTCCATATCATTCACTTAGTTACTCGTTTGTCACTATAACTTTTTGTCACTAAGTTACAAAGGTATACATTGAAGTAATAACTTTGCCATTAATTATTAATGATAATAAAAAAATGGAACTAATTAAAAATTTAGAATGGCGTTATGCAGTCAAGAAATACTCGGATGAGTTAGTCAGCGAAGATAAAATCGATCAGATAATCAAAGCCATCAATCTCAGCGCATCATCTTGCGGAATACAGCCTTACCGCCTATTTGTAATCACCAATCCTGAAGTAAGAAAAAGACTAGCAGAAGCATCATTCAATGTACAAATCATGGATTCCTCTCACTTATTAGTCTTTGCAGGATTCAATGAAATAACTAATGATTACATCACGGACTATATTGAGATGATGGAACAGCAGCGAAGTTTGGAAGCTGGAGCACTCAACATTCTGAAAGATACTCTGATTGGTTATTTCTCTACGCAGACACCTGAACAAAATGCAATCTGGTCAAGCAAACAAGCGTATATTGGTTTAGGTACCGCTTTAATTGCAGCTGCAGAACTTAAAGTAGATGCTACTCCCATGGAAGGATTCGATCCGAAATTGTTTGATGATGTTTTAGGTTTATCAGAAAAGGGTCTTCATGCTTCAGTTATCATTTCTTTGGGTTATCGGGATTCTGCTAACGATTTTCTTTCATCTATGCCAAAAGTCCGTTTACCAATTAATGAATTTTCGACCAAAATCACGTAATATATAGTAGGGAAGCATTCATCCTGTAAGTTTATCATTATTTAAAATTCTATATCCCCGATTTAGTTTATGAATTCCCCGATTCTGTTAGCTCTTTTATAGAAGGTTGATGCAATTTTGTACTCATAAAATAAGTACAATGAATATCGTCATAACAGGTTCTTTAGGGAACATCGGAAAACCACTTACAGAATTATTGGTTGCCAGAAGACATCACGTTACTGTGATCAGTAGTCAACCTGAAAGAAGATCTGCCATAGAAGCATTAGGAGCGAAGGCAGCAATAGGAACTATACAAGATGTTGATTTTTTAATCGAAACCTTCACGGGAGCAGATGCTGTTTATCTGATGGAAGCATGGGAAGGAATCGGAAGTCTCTTTGATAAGGATATCGACTTTTTAGCGGAATTTAAAAAGATAGCTAACAATTACGTGCAGGCTGTTCAACGGTCAGGTGTCAAGAATATTATCCATCTGAGCAGTATTGGTGCGCATTCGGATCAAGGTATGGGCAGTCTCTTGGTGCATCACCATGTTGAAAATATCCTGCGAACACTTCCTGAAAATATAGCCATTAAGTTTATGCGTCCGGTCGGTTTTTTCAGCAATGTTTACAGATGGTTGCCTATGATCAAGTCTCATGGAGTGATTATTCAAAGCTACGGCGGTGATCAAAAAGAACCGTGGGTTTCTCCATATGATATTGCATTAACAATTGCCGATGAAATGGAAAAACCATTTGATGGAAGAACGGTGCATTACATTGCAAGTGATGAGGTCTCGCCTAATGAAATTGCCGAGGCTTTGGGAAAAGCAATAGGTAATTCTGATCTGAAATGGAAAGTGATTCCATCAGGGGAACTATTAAATCAGATGCTTTCGGCAGGAATCAATGAATGGGTTGCCAATGGAATGGTTGCAATGCAAAAAGCACAGGAAGATGGCAGTCTGTATGAAGATTTCAATTTAAATAAACCTGAATTCGGCAAGACAAAGCTGAATGATTTTGCTAAAGAATTCACTAAAATCTATCACCAACAAAACAATTCATAATGAGAAAAGCATTAATAACAGGAGCTAATAAGGGAATAGGGTTTGAAACCGCCAGACAACTTTTGGAAAACGGATATTTTGTCTTCATCGGAAGCCGAAATATGGAGAATGGAAAATTGGCTGTTCAGCGTCTTAAAGAAGCCGGATTTGAAAATGTAGAAGCCGTTCAGTTAGATGTTACGGATATTAAATCAGTAGAATCGGCAAGAAAAGAGATTGAAAGTAAAACCGAAGTATTGGATGTACTGATCAATAACGCAGGAATCAACGGTGGTCTTCCACAAGCTGCGCTGGATGCCCCAGCTGAAGCATTTCAGATAGTAATGGATACCAACTTGTATGGTGTGGTAAGAGTCACGCAGGCATTTATTGACCTACTCAGAAAATCTGATCAGCCGAGAATTGTTAACGTTTCGTCAAGCGGCTGCTCACTTACTCTGCATTGTGATCCTGATTGGATGTATTACAGTCATAAAGCCGCTGTATATACTGCATCAAAAGCGGCGATGAATATGTATACCATCAATCTGGCGTATGAATTGAGAGACACCAATTTTAAAGTTAATGCTGTCTGTCCGGGATTTGTTGCCACTGATTTTAATGGCCAACGAGGTACCGGAACTGCTGAGGAAGGGGGAACGAGAATCGCTAAATATGCCATGATCGGTGAAAACGGACCGTCCGGAAAGTTTATCAGTGAAGAATATAATCCTGAGACCGGCGAAACGCCTTGGTAATTAATTTATTATTTTTGTTAGAACAACACTCGGAAAACGAAATTTCTGAGTGTTGTATCCAACAGTTAAAAGGTTTAAAATAGATGAGAGATAAACAAAATAAGCTGCATTCATTCAAATCATTATCTGAGTTCCATCAGATGTTTGGGTTATCTAAACCGGAGCATCCACTGGTCAGCTTCGTCCGTCTGGAGGATATGAAAATGCCGGGAGAAGAATTGTCAGAATATATGGTGTTGGACTTTTATAAGATTGCTTATAAGGACAGTATCGGAAAAGCTAAATACGGGCAGCATCATTATGACTTCGGAGAAGGCGGATTAGTTTTTACCGCTCCCGGTCAGCTTTTTGAAAAACCTAGAAGTAACAAAAGTAAAGGCTGTATTCTGTTGATTCATCCTGATTTTTTTCTTTCCTATCCGTTAGCTAAAAAAATCAAACAGTATGGATTCTTTTCGTATGCTGCTGATGAAGCGCTTCATGTATCTGAAAAGGAAAAGGAGACTATATTTTCGGTTTTTAAGATTATTGATGAAGAGCTGAACAGTAGAGTAGACGACTTCAGCCAGGACGTTATAATTTCCCAGATTGAACTGCTTCTTAATTACAGCAGTCGATTTTACAAAAGGCAATTTATTACCTATAAAGCAGTTAATGCTGATCTGATCCAGCAATTTGAAACCATCATGGATTTTTATTTTAATTCTGACCACGAATTACAAAACGGAATGCCTTCTGTGCAAGATGTTGCAGAACAATTACATGTTTCCGCCAATTATTTAAGCGATGTGCTGCGTTCCTTAACAGGACTCAATACCCAACAGCATATTCATAACAGGCTCATTGAGACGGCAAAAGATATCTTGTCCAGGACTAATCTCTCGGTATCCGAAATAGCCTATCATCTAGGATTTGATTATCCCCAGTCTTTTACAAGATTGTTTAAAAGTAAAACAAAACTAACCCCTTTAGAATTCAGGCATTCTTTTAACTTACCGGGAACAAATTAGTGATTAGCAGTACTTACAGTTCATTTGGAGAACCTGCGTTATTCAGATATTCAGTAGGAGCCTTTCCGAATTTTTTCCTGAAGGAGTGTGAGAAGTGCGATAAACTCTCAAACCCAAGATCTAAATATATTAATGATGGTTTCTTGTGCTTTGTCTCAATAAGATGTTTTGCTGTATGCAGTCGTTTATCCTGTAGCCACTGGCGCGGCGGTGCACCAAAAATTTTCTGGAAATCCCGTTTGAAGCTGGCCAGGCTGCGTCCTGTAAGCTGTGCAAATCGTTCAACAGGAACATTAAAATGAAAATTATTCAACATGAATTTTTCAAGGTCTATCTTATGAGGCTCCGAGAAGTCAAACAAAAAATCACGAAGCGTTGGCATTGCATGCAGCAATAGTCTAACTCCTTCCTTCACTTTCAGAATACCCATTTCGTCAGTCATTTCAGCTCCGGATATCCGGGCATACGGAACAATTGACTGAAAATAGCCTTGCAGAAATTCGTTTGATGGAATTAAAATATTCGGAGGTCCAATATATTTTTTGTCCACTTCAATATTCTCTTCCAGAATAATCTTTCGAAGCAGATCTTCCTGAAGCGAGATCACTATCGTTTCATAATTTCCACCCGACAGCGGTGTCTTGGTAAGGGTTCCCAACTGATTTCTGCCGATCAGCAGCAATTCTCCTCCGGTTATTGAAACTTTTTGCCCGGAGGTTTCCAGGACCAATTGCCCCGACACTTGCAACACCAAAGTGTGATGATTCCAAAAACATACTTTTTCTTTCCTTTCATAGGATAGATAAGAATAAAAGATAACTCCCGGAAGGATTTCTGCTGGACTTTCCATTTTAACGTTGTAAATAAGTGCTGCCTTTGATGGCGCCTATTGCAAAGTTAGTATTTAAAATGCTCATTTCATCCTCTGTAAAAGTAACATTCATTGCTGCAATATTTTCAGGTAGACGAGATCTGCGGCTCATGCTTACAAGCGGCATGATATAATCGCCCTGTTCTTTTACCCATGCAATTGCAAGCTGTGTCGGTGTTAAATTTTTAGCTTTTGCCAATTCCTTCAGTACATGTACTTTTTCTAAATTGCTGATTAAATTATCACCCTGGAAACGTGAGAAATGATTTCGGTAATCATTCTCTGCCAACGGCGCTTTTAAGTCACCTGTCAGCAAGCCTTCCGCTGTATTGGCAAAGGCAATTACTCCAATGCCTAATTCTTTTGCTGCAGGGAGAAGTTCGTTTTCTATCTGTCGGTCAGCAAGCGAATAGCCTATCTCAAGTGCACTAACCGGATAAATAGCATTGGCTTGTCGAAGTTGATCAGCTGAAATCTCAGAAACACCCAGATGGCGAACTTTACCTTCATTAATCAGATCGGCAACTGTTCCTATGATATCCTCCAACGGCACGCTGCCATCCATTCTGCTGGGTTGGTACAGATCAATGGTTTCTATGCCCAAACGGGTCAAAGAGTAGTTGACAAAATTTTTGATTGACATTGGGTGAAGATCCATTCCCAAC
Proteins encoded in this region:
- a CDS encoding helix-turn-helix transcriptional regulator — protein: MVLEFTANPGFDFVKHFAEMIGIPVRDNMLLIPKNLGEGYARKIGFGDDFKLTIHHYTLKEDLIIKRNPALHSNNVRAIFFYSNKEDLEVRYNNDEKPFFQKDDSSILLSTNDLRTEIRFPAGSKIQYVVVGITADKLKTTLSIDQPNNTIKTITAEDASFLFFENLDTEMQLLLKNIVSVDLNNSMNSFYVKIKVQELLYLLFSKLSLRADTSIKNINSTDAEKLLIIRNEVLSDLSKPPVLNELAHIASMSETKLKQLFKQTFGNTIYNYYQKARMEEAAFLLKQAKHSVSEVGYELGFTNLSHFSRLFERQYGVTPKKFSYTT
- a CDS encoding NADP-dependent oxidoreductase codes for the protein MKAIQYKEYGKSDVIKYVEVPTPLIKSENEILIQIKAAGVNPIDMKIRMGLMKTIRPVEMPYIPGGEASGVIVAVGEAVSEFKVGDEVIALTKKHTYAQYVTATEDFVVLKPETLSFEEAAAVGVTIGTAQSVLFTEGQLKKGQKVLIQGGGGAVGGVMVQMAKSAGAYVIATASGKGVDLAKDLGADEVIDYKSQNVSEIIKDVDLVADTAGGESQSELFKVLKQGGALLSIVAPPSQELAAQYGVRAGFVVSDISAKTLQNGIDLINDGQFRTVVSKTFRLEDAATAQDFLSAGGVNGKVVLIVE
- a CDS encoding alkene reductase, which produces MKLLKPVILGKQTLQNTMVMAPMTRSRADIDGVVSDLTTLYYTQRASAGLLITEAVNISEQALGSPLTPGLYTAEQIDAWKKVTQSVHEKGGVIYAQLWHTGRVGHSVDRNGKLPVAPSAVGIKGQQHFTSQGMKDYEVPHELTTEEIKQIVKDYGKAAKNAIEAGFDGVELHAAFGYLPNQFLSESANLRTDEYGGNVENRNRFVLEVMHELVNAVGNDKAGIKLSPTIYYNNIENSDPEAQFKPLIQALNELPLAYIHLMNAMFPLDNHPNYPKNVIETFGSISKHSVIANAGYNKESGEAELEKGIAKMISYGLLFIANPDLPKRFELDAELSQPDQATMYGGGEHGYTDYPFLD
- a CDS encoding winged helix-turn-helix transcriptional regulator yields the protein MEQEFDLIKDCSQKILAISDTMEILNGKWKMSIIACLCYKPMRYSELLKEVKGISGKMLSRELKDLEMNELIERHVLNTSPVAVEYEITDYGKSLKKLTNIIADWGLIHRQRIISGMKTKQ
- a CDS encoding nitroreductase family protein, encoding MELIKNLEWRYAVKKYSDELVSEDKIDQIIKAINLSASSCGIQPYRLFVITNPEVRKRLAEASFNVQIMDSSHLLVFAGFNEITNDYITDYIEMMEQQRSLEAGALNILKDTLIGYFSTQTPEQNAIWSSKQAYIGLGTALIAAAELKVDATPMEGFDPKLFDDVLGLSEKGLHASVIISLGYRDSANDFLSSMPKVRLPINEFSTKIT
- a CDS encoding NAD(P)H-binding protein, producing MNIVITGSLGNIGKPLTELLVARRHHVTVISSQPERRSAIEALGAKAAIGTIQDVDFLIETFTGADAVYLMEAWEGIGSLFDKDIDFLAEFKKIANNYVQAVQRSGVKNIIHLSSIGAHSDQGMGSLLVHHHVENILRTLPENIAIKFMRPVGFFSNVYRWLPMIKSHGVIIQSYGGDQKEPWVSPYDIALTIADEMEKPFDGRTVHYIASDEVSPNEIAEALGKAIGNSDLKWKVIPSGELLNQMLSAGINEWVANGMVAMQKAQEDGSLYEDFNLNKPEFGKTKLNDFAKEFTKIYHQQNNS
- a CDS encoding SDR family oxidoreductase, encoding MRKALITGANKGIGFETARQLLENGYFVFIGSRNMENGKLAVQRLKEAGFENVEAVQLDVTDIKSVESARKEIESKTEVLDVLINNAGINGGLPQAALDAPAEAFQIVMDTNLYGVVRVTQAFIDLLRKSDQPRIVNVSSSGCSLTLHCDPDWMYYSHKAAVYTASKAAMNMYTINLAYELRDTNFKVNAVCPGFVATDFNGQRGTGTAEEGGTRIAKYAMIGENGPSGKFISEEYNPETGETPW
- a CDS encoding helix-turn-helix domain-containing protein produces the protein MRDKQNKLHSFKSLSEFHQMFGLSKPEHPLVSFVRLEDMKMPGEELSEYMVLDFYKIAYKDSIGKAKYGQHHYDFGEGGLVFTAPGQLFEKPRSNKSKGCILLIHPDFFLSYPLAKKIKQYGFFSYAADEALHVSEKEKETIFSVFKIIDEELNSRVDDFSQDVIISQIELLLNYSSRFYKRQFITYKAVNADLIQQFETIMDFYFNSDHELQNGMPSVQDVAEQLHVSANYLSDVLRSLTGLNTQQHIHNRLIETAKDILSRTNLSVSEIAYHLGFDYPQSFTRLFKSKTKLTPLEFRHSFNLPGTN
- a CDS encoding helix-turn-helix domain-containing protein, which gives rise to MESPAEILPGVIFYSYLSYERKEKVCFWNHHTLVLQVSGQLVLETSGQKVSITGGELLLIGRNQLGTLTKTPLSGGNYETIVISLQEDLLRKIILEENIEVDKKYIGPPNILIPSNEFLQGYFQSIVPYARISGAEMTDEMGILKVKEGVRLLLHAMPTLRDFLFDFSEPHKIDLEKFMLNNFHFNVPVERFAQLTGRSLASFKRDFQKIFGAPPRQWLQDKRLHTAKHLIETKHKKPSLIYLDLGFESLSHFSHSFRKKFGKAPTEYLNNAGSPNEL
- a CDS encoding aldo/keto reductase; this translates as MKNITKIQLGQNGPLVSKLGLGCMRMSSIWGGSTPDESESIATIHEALDHGINFLNTGDFYGAGHNEILIGKAIKGRRDDAFISVKFGAVFHNGQWLGMDLHPMSIKNFVNYSLTRLGIETIDLYQPSRMDGSVPLEDIIGTVADLINEGKVRHLGVSEISADQLRQANAIYPVSALEIGYSLADRQIENELLPAAKELGIGVIAFANTAEGLLTGDLKAPLAENDYRNHFSRFQGDNLISNLEKVHVLKELAKAKNLTPTQLAIAWVKEQGDYIMPLVSMSRRSRLPENIAAMNVTFTEDEMSILNTNFAIGAIKGSTYLQR